ACTCGATGTGTCAATAAAGAATTACAAAACCTTAAAATGATTAAGTTGCACTTGCTTACTAATGGGTTTTTAAGTACTTACAAGCGCTGGTACTATCATGGGGAACTAGTAGCTGACTTAAAAAATGAAACAACTTTTGATTCTCAAGTTAACAATGTGGAAGAAGAATACAATGATTTGGCTTCAGGTCTTAAAGACGCCATTGGTAGCGAGTATTTTGATATTGGTCCAACTGGTAATTTTGATGATAATTCTTCTTTTAATGTAAGCGATAAGTATAATGTCATATTTGAATCTCTTCACAAGCCTTTGTATGATAATTATAAAGATTATATTTTAAAGACGGTGGTAAAGTTGATAAATATTAAGGTGCTTAACAAGTTAACAGATAAAGcatttgatgatattttaaaatgtTTTAAAGATATATTGCCCGAAGGTAATCACTGTCCAGAGAATTATTATCATACAAGGAAACTTCTTTGTGAAGTAGGCTTAGGATATGAGTAAATTGATGTTTGTCAATATGATTGTGCTCTGTTCTACGGTGAAAATGTAAATGATATATCATGTCTAGTGTGTAAGTCTAGTCGTTATGTACGAAATAAGATTCCACATAAATGACTTAGATGGTTCCCAGTGAAAGCTCGACTTAAGAGACTATTTAGTTCCAAACACACTTCTAAAGATATGTGATGGCATAAAGAAGTGTGTAAAGATGAATCTGGTATATTACGCCATCCAGCTGATGAGATGGCTTGGAAGCACTTTTATAACATTTACCTTCACTTTGCTATTGATTCCAGAAGCGTACAAATGGGATTGGCATCAGATGGATTTAACCCATTTTCAAATCTATCATCATCCTATAATTTGTGGCATGTGATATTGATTCCTTACAATATGCCACCTTGGGCTTCCCCGAATGGTACAAACTACCTCATGTCGTTACTAATTCCTGGTCCGAAATCTCCCGGAAAAGATTATGATGTGTTTTTACAACCATTAATTAAAGAACTTAAAAAGTTACGGCATGGGATTGATGCATATGATTCATATGGTAGGCGTATATTTAAATTGAAAGCTGCGGTATTAGGAATAATTAATGATTTTTCTGCTTATGCGTACTTGTCTGGGTGGAGTACTGCTGGAAAATTAGCATGCCCTATTTGTTTAGAAGATACAAGATCTTGAAGAATAACTGGCAAAAAATGTTTTACAGAACATCGATGTTACTTGAGTGCTAATCATTCGTGGCGAAGGAGCAAAGATTATGATGGATCTAGTGAGTTGCGTGGTCCTCCAAGAACTTTTACTTGTGAAGATATTTTGAAGCAACTGGAAGAAGTTCATGTACGTACACCAGGTAAAGCACCAAAGAACTCATCTAGAAAATGTAAACGTGGAGCCAATGAATTAAACTGGAGTAAAAGAAGTATTCTTTTTGACTTGCCATATTGGTCAACACTCTTACTGCAGAATAATCTTGATGTCATGCATATAGAAAAAAATGTTTGTGATAACACTGTAGGCACACTTCTGGATATTGAGGGTAAATGAAAGGACAACTTGAAAGCACGTAAAGATTTGCAAGATCTCAACATTCGTGAAGAACTTTAATTAAAAAAGACAGCTTCTAATAAATATGAAAAACCTCACGCTAGTTACACTTTTACAAGAGAAGAATGCAAGAGTTTTTGTCAATTCATTCGCACAGTAAGATTACCGGACGGTTATGATTCAAATATAAGTCGATGCGTTACAAataataataagctcaaaggtATGAAAAGTCATGACTGTCATGTGTTACTTCACAAGATATTGCTTGTTGCTATATTTCCTTATCTAACGAGGAATATACGTGGCACTTTGATAGAGCTATGtcaattttttcaaaatatttgtGCTAAAACAATCCGAATTTTCGATATTGAAGAATTGACGCAGGGAATTGTTATAATTTTATgcaagttggagaaaatattTCTGATATCATTTCTTACCATAATGGTCCACCTTTGCGTACACTTACCTGATCAGGTATTGCAAGGTGGACCCATTGCTCCAAGATGGATGTTTGGAACGGAACACCATATGGGTTTGTTTAAGCGATATGTGCGAAACATGGCTCGACCAGATGGTTCCATTGCAGAAGCTTTTATTGTAGATGAAGTTTTTAGTTTTTTAACAAGATATGTTTCAAACATAAA
This sequence is a window from Apium graveolens cultivar Ventura chromosome 9, ASM990537v1, whole genome shotgun sequence. Protein-coding genes within it:
- the LOC141685972 gene encoding uncharacterized protein LOC141685972; amino-acid sequence: MIKLHLLTNGFLSTYKRWYYHGELVADLKNETTFDSQVNNVEEEYNDLASGLKDAIGSEYFDIGPTGNFDDNSSFNVSDKYNVIFESLHKPLYDNYKDYILKTVVKLINIKVLNKLTDKAFDDILKCFKDILPEADEMAWKHFYNIYLHFAIDSRSVQMGLASDGFNPFSNLSSSYNLWHVILIPYNMPPWASPNGTNYLMSLLIPGPKSPGKDYDVFLQPLIKELKKLRHGIDAYDSYGRRIFKLKAAVLGIINDFSAYAYLSGWKHRCYLSANHSWRRSKDYDGSSELRGPPRTFTCEDILKQLEEVHVRTPGKAPKNSSRKCKRGANELNWSKRSILFDLPYWSTLLLQNNLDVMHIEKNVCDNTVGTLLDIEGK